A stretch of Vannielia litorea DNA encodes these proteins:
- the iolB gene encoding 5-deoxy-glucuronate isomerase, protein MSDLLRKPVGETGKIHEITIANAKTPKSPDWSYVGFSCYRLKAGERVGEATGELEAILVMVEGKATITAAGEDFGEQGERMDVFEQSPPHAVYLPNGTDWQAVATTDCTFGLCTAPGQGGHKARVLPRPEKVTRGKGANTRYIFPIAMEESDVADALLVTEVFTPAGNWSSYPPHRHDQDDFPAMTYLEETYYHRLDPGQGYGHQRVFTEDGSLDETMSVNSHDVVLVPRGHHPCGAPHGYEMYYLNVMAGPLRKWRFRNHPDHDWIARRDA, encoded by the coding sequence ATGTCCGACCTTCTCCGCAAGCCCGTGGGCGAGACCGGCAAGATCCACGAGATCACCATCGCCAATGCGAAAACGCCGAAATCCCCCGACTGGAGCTATGTCGGCTTTTCCTGCTACCGGCTGAAGGCGGGCGAGCGCGTGGGCGAGGCCACCGGCGAGCTGGAGGCGATCCTCGTCATGGTCGAGGGCAAGGCCACCATCACCGCCGCCGGCGAGGACTTTGGCGAGCAGGGCGAGCGGATGGATGTCTTCGAGCAGAGCCCGCCGCATGCCGTCTACCTCCCCAACGGCACCGACTGGCAGGCCGTGGCCACCACCGATTGCACCTTCGGCCTCTGCACCGCGCCAGGGCAGGGCGGCCACAAGGCCCGCGTGTTGCCGCGCCCCGAGAAGGTGACGCGCGGAAAGGGTGCCAACACCCGCTACATCTTCCCGATCGCGATGGAGGAGTCCGACGTGGCCGATGCGCTGCTGGTCACCGAGGTCTTCACCCCCGCCGGCAACTGGTCGTCCTACCCGCCGCACCGGCATGACCAGGATGATTTCCCCGCGATGACCTATCTCGAAGAGACCTATTATCACCGGCTCGATCCGGGGCAGGGCTACGGCCATCAGCGGGTGTTCACCGAGGACGGCTCTCTCGACGAGACGATGAGCGTCAACTCGCATGACGTGGTGCTCGTGCCGCGCGGCCACCACCCCTGCGGCGCGCCCCATGGCTACGAGATGTATTACCTCAACGTCATGGCCGGGCCGCTGCGCAAGTGGCGGTTCAGAAACCACCCCGACCACGACTGGATCGCCCGGCGCGACGCCTGA
- a CDS encoding PPC domain-containing DNA-binding protein, whose product MESDGRFIAARLGPGEDLVAGLRGLFARSGAEAMAVVSCVGSLRAVRLRHAGAEAATAHAGPLEIVSLVGTVDGRRQHLHMAVSDREGRVAGGHLMAEGAEVFTTAEIVVVALDGLRFDRAPCPASGYDELVVRRRG is encoded by the coding sequence ATGGAGAGTGACGGGCGGTTCATCGCGGCGCGGCTTGGGCCGGGCGAGGACCTCGTGGCCGGGCTGCGCGGGCTGTTTGCCCGGAGCGGCGCGGAGGCGATGGCCGTGGTGAGCTGCGTGGGCAGCCTGCGGGCGGTGCGGTTGCGCCACGCGGGCGCGGAGGCGGCGACGGCGCATGCCGGGCCGCTGGAGATCGTCTCGCTGGTGGGCACGGTGGACGGGCGCAGGCAGCATCTGCACATGGCGGTCTCCGACCGGGAGGGCCGGGTGGCCGGCGGGCATCTGATGGCGGAGGGGGCGGAGGTGTTCACCACCGCGGAGATCGTGGTGGTGGCGCTCGACGGGCTGCGGTTTGACCGGGCCCCCTGCCCGGCCTCGGGATATGACGAGCTGGTTGTGCGCAGGCGCGGGTAG
- the rhaI gene encoding L-rhamnose catabolism isomerase → MIDPTTIEAQNAARAADLAADYEALGARLARRGLSIDAIKAKVAAYHVAVPSWGVGTGGTRFARFPGPGEPRGIFDKLDDCAVIHQLTRATPTVSLHIPWDKAPAADLVAKAGQTGLAFDAMNSNTFQDSPGQSLSYKHGSLSNPSAEIRAQAVAHNIECIEIGRAIGSRALTVWVGDGSNFPGQTDLSRQFDRYLCAMAEIYAALPDDWRLFTEHKIFEPAFYSTVVQDWGTNLMIAQELGPKAHCLVDLGHHAPTVNIEMIVARLIRAGRLGGFHFNDSKYGDDDLDTGAIDPFRLFLVFNELVEAEGRPGFDPAHMLDQSHNVTDPIESLMLSASDVRRAYAQALLVDRESLRGHQDAGDALMAAQCLREAFRTDVEPILAMARSEAGGAIDPLATYRASGYRAQVAAERPAVSGAGGGIV, encoded by the coding sequence ATGATCGACCCCACCACCATCGAGGCCCAGAACGCGGCCCGCGCTGCCGACCTCGCCGCCGATTACGAAGCGCTGGGCGCCCGGCTCGCCCGCCGCGGCCTCTCGATCGACGCCATCAAGGCAAAGGTCGCTGCCTATCACGTCGCCGTGCCCTCCTGGGGCGTGGGGACGGGCGGCACCCGCTTTGCCCGCTTTCCCGGCCCCGGCGAGCCGCGCGGCATCTTCGACAAGCTCGACGACTGCGCCGTGATCCACCAGCTCACCCGTGCCACGCCCACCGTTTCGCTTCACATCCCCTGGGACAAGGCGCCCGCCGCCGATCTCGTCGCCAAGGCCGGGCAGACCGGCCTCGCCTTCGACGCGATGAACTCCAACACCTTCCAGGACAGCCCCGGTCAGTCGCTCTCCTACAAGCACGGCTCGCTCTCCAACCCCTCCGCCGAGATCCGCGCCCAGGCCGTGGCCCACAACATCGAGTGCATCGAGATCGGCCGGGCCATCGGCTCGCGCGCCCTCACCGTCTGGGTCGGCGACGGCTCCAACTTTCCGGGCCAGACCGACCTGTCGCGCCAGTTCGACCGCTACCTCTGCGCCATGGCCGAGATCTACGCCGCCCTGCCGGACGACTGGCGCCTCTTCACCGAGCACAAGATCTTCGAGCCCGCCTTCTACTCCACCGTGGTGCAGGACTGGGGCACCAACCTGATGATCGCGCAGGAGCTGGGGCCCAAGGCCCATTGCCTTGTCGATCTCGGCCACCACGCGCCCACCGTGAACATCGAGATGATCGTGGCCCGGCTCATCCGCGCGGGCCGTCTCGGCGGCTTCCACTTCAACGACAGCAAATATGGCGATGACGACCTCGACACCGGCGCCATCGACCCGTTCCGCCTCTTTCTGGTGTTCAACGAACTGGTCGAGGCCGAGGGCCGTCCCGGCTTCGACCCGGCCCACATGCTCGACCAGAGCCACAACGTGACCGACCCGATCGAGAGCCTGATGCTGTCGGCCTCCGACGTGCGCCGCGCCTATGCCCAGGCCCTGCTGGTCGACCGCGAGAGCCTGCGCGGCCACCAGGACGCGGGCGATGCGCTGATGGCCGCCCAGTGCCTGCGCGAGGCCTTCCGCACCGATGTGGAGCCGATCCTCGCCATGGCCCGCAGCGAGGCCGGCGGGGCGATCGACCCGCTCGCCACCTACCGCGCCTCGGGGTACCGCGCACAGGTCGCCGCCGAGCGGCCCGCGGTCTCCGGCGCAGGCGGCGGAATCGTCTGA
- the ytfQ gene encoding galactofuranose ABC transporter, galactofuranose-binding protein YtfQ, translating to MNVKATLLASAITLAPFAAMGADLTVGFSQIGSESGWRAAETTVTRQEAEKRGIDLKFADAQQKQENQIKAIRGFIAQGVDAILLAPVVATGWDEVLEEAADAEIPVVLLDRTVDASDELYLTAVTSDLVHEGRVAGQWLAEEMAGQPCRIVELQGTTGSSPAIDRKKGFEEGIAGAEGLEIVRSQTGDFTRSQGKVVMESFLKAEGGENICALYAHNDDMAVGAIQAIKEAGLKPGEDIRIVAIDAVPDAHLAIANGEMNATIELTPNMAGPALDALEAYLADGTMPAKWIQTESKLYTAADDNQAVYEEKKGLGY from the coding sequence ATGAACGTCAAAGCCACGCTCCTTGCGAGCGCGATCACCCTTGCGCCCTTCGCTGCCATGGGCGCCGATCTGACCGTCGGCTTCAGCCAGATCGGCTCCGAGTCCGGCTGGCGCGCCGCCGAAACCACCGTGACCCGGCAGGAAGCCGAGAAGCGCGGAATCGACCTCAAGTTCGCCGATGCCCAGCAGAAGCAGGAAAACCAGATCAAGGCGATCCGCGGCTTCATCGCCCAGGGCGTCGATGCCATCCTGCTCGCCCCCGTGGTCGCCACCGGCTGGGACGAGGTGCTTGAAGAGGCCGCCGATGCCGAGATCCCCGTGGTCCTGCTCGACCGCACCGTGGATGCCTCCGACGAGCTCTACCTCACCGCCGTCACCTCCGACCTCGTGCACGAGGGCCGGGTGGCCGGGCAGTGGCTGGCCGAAGAGATGGCGGGCCAACCCTGCCGCATCGTCGAGCTGCAGGGCACCACCGGCTCCTCGCCCGCGATCGACCGCAAGAAGGGCTTCGAAGAGGGCATCGCCGGGGCCGAGGGTCTCGAGATCGTCCGTAGCCAGACCGGCGACTTCACCCGCAGCCAGGGCAAGGTGGTGATGGAGAGCTTCCTCAAGGCCGAGGGCGGCGAGAACATCTGCGCGCTCTACGCCCACAACGACGACATGGCCGTGGGCGCGATCCAGGCGATCAAGGAAGCGGGCCTCAAACCCGGCGAAGACATCAGGATCGTCGCCATCGACGCGGTGCCCGATGCCCACCTCGCGATCGCCAACGGCGAGATGAACGCCACCATCGAGCTGACGCCCAACATGGCCGGCCCCGCACTCGACGCGCTCGAGGCCTATCTCGCCGACGGCACGATGCCCGCAAAGTGGATCCAGACCGAGAGCAAGCTCTACACCGCCGCCGATGACAACCAGGCGGTCTACGAAGAGAAAAAGGGCCTCGGCTACTGA
- a CDS encoding ABC transporter permease, which produces MSASTPSLLKRITPQLMILAVVLGLNLLVFPDFLDVSFRNGRIFGNLVDVFNRGAPVALLCIGMTLVIATRGIDLSVGAVMAIAGATAASLVTEGHGWGTALIGALATGALCGLWNGLLVAVLRIQPIVATLVLMVAGRGIAQLITEGTILTFNNEGLIRLGAGTVLGIPTPIVLWLGLGTLATLAVRRTALGMLIEAIGVNEASSRLAGINSRVLLICVYLASGLCAALAGVIVAADIKGADANNAGLWLELDAILAVVIGGNSLLGGRFSIVASLLGALIIQSVNSVILLSGMPPEFNLVIKALLILAILVIQSPKIGHLIYMLRASGPESLPERQRPSTTPREDAP; this is translated from the coding sequence ATGTCTGCCTCCACGCCTTCGCTCCTCAAGCGGATCACGCCCCAGCTGATGATCCTGGCCGTTGTACTCGGCCTCAACCTCCTGGTCTTCCCCGATTTCCTCGATGTCTCCTTCCGCAACGGCCGGATCTTCGGCAACCTCGTCGATGTCTTCAACCGCGGTGCCCCTGTGGCGCTGCTCTGCATCGGCATGACCCTGGTCATCGCCACCCGCGGCATCGACCTTTCGGTGGGCGCGGTCATGGCCATCGCCGGGGCCACCGCCGCCAGTCTCGTCACAGAGGGCCACGGCTGGGGCACAGCGCTCATCGGCGCGCTCGCCACCGGCGCGCTCTGCGGCCTCTGGAACGGGCTTCTGGTCGCGGTCCTGCGCATCCAGCCCATCGTCGCCACCCTGGTGCTGATGGTCGCCGGGCGCGGCATCGCACAGCTCATCACCGAGGGCACGATCCTCACCTTCAACAACGAGGGCCTGATCCGCCTGGGCGCGGGCACCGTGCTCGGCATCCCCACGCCCATCGTCCTCTGGCTCGGCCTCGGCACGCTGGCCACGCTGGCCGTCCGCCGCACCGCGCTCGGCATGCTGATCGAGGCCATCGGCGTCAACGAGGCCAGCTCGCGCCTCGCCGGCATCAACTCCCGCGTGCTGCTGATCTGCGTCTACCTCGCCTCGGGCCTCTGCGCCGCCCTCGCCGGCGTGATCGTCGCCGCCGACATCAAGGGGGCCGATGCCAACAACGCCGGCCTCTGGCTCGAGCTCGATGCCATCCTCGCCGTGGTCATCGGCGGCAACTCCCTGCTCGGCGGGCGCTTCTCCATCGTCGCCTCGCTGCTCGGGGCGCTCATCATCCAGTCGGTCAACTCGGTCATCCTGCTCTCGGGCATGCCGCCCGAGTTCAACCTCGTCATCAAGGCCCTGCTGATCCTGGCGATCCTGGTGATCCAGTCGCCGAAGATCGGCCACCTCATCTACATGCTCCGCGCCTCCGGCCCCGAGAGCCTGCCCGAGAGACAGCGGCCCTCCACGACCCCCAGGGAGGATGCCCCGTGA
- the argE gene encoding acetylornithine deacetylase, with product MTTLDETIALLGELVAYPTVSADSNLACIEALADRLESAGARVEVMKSESGEKANLYATLGPEVHGGILLSGHSDVVPVEGQNWSADPFAMTEREGRLYGRGTCDMKGFIAACVAMAPALAARITTRPLHFAFTHDEETGCIGAKSLAEQLKSREILPSVAIIGEPTSMRVVEGHKGCCEYTTRFQGRGGHGSNPAAGVNAVEYAARYIARLMELREALKARTPPQSRFEPPWTTINTGSLIGGFAHNVIPAEAEVQWEMRPVVDADAAFVRAEMQSYISEILLPEMQAVAPEATITTETIGDTPGLMPATEGEAAALACALTGSNGGALVPFNTEAGIFQKLGIDVVICGPGSIEQAHKPDEYLDISQLSQCLAMLERLGPRP from the coding sequence ATGACCACGCTGGATGAAACGATAGCGCTCCTCGGCGAGCTGGTGGCCTATCCCACCGTCTCCGCCGACAGCAATCTCGCATGCATCGAGGCTCTGGCCGACCGGCTCGAGAGCGCCGGTGCGCGGGTCGAGGTGATGAAGAGCGAAAGCGGTGAAAAGGCCAATCTTTACGCAACCTTGGGGCCCGAAGTTCACGGCGGCATCCTGCTTTCCGGCCACTCCGACGTGGTCCCTGTCGAGGGCCAGAACTGGTCTGCCGATCCCTTCGCCATGACCGAGCGCGAAGGTCGTCTCTACGGCCGCGGCACCTGCGACATGAAGGGCTTCATCGCCGCCTGCGTCGCCATGGCCCCCGCGCTCGCCGCCCGGATCACGACGCGCCCGCTCCACTTTGCCTTCACCCATGATGAAGAGACCGGCTGCATCGGCGCCAAGTCCCTGGCCGAGCAGCTGAAATCCCGCGAGATCCTGCCCTCCGTCGCTATCATCGGAGAGCCCACCTCCATGCGCGTCGTCGAAGGCCACAAGGGCTGCTGCGAATACACCACACGTTTCCAGGGCCGCGGCGGCCACGGCTCCAACCCGGCAGCCGGCGTCAACGCGGTCGAATACGCCGCCCGCTACATCGCCCGCCTCATGGAGCTGCGCGAGGCCCTCAAGGCCCGCACCCCGCCCCAGAGCCGCTTCGAACCGCCCTGGACCACCATCAACACCGGCAGCCTCATCGGGGGGTTCGCCCACAACGTCATCCCCGCCGAGGCCGAGGTGCAATGGGAGATGCGTCCGGTCGTCGATGCCGACGCCGCCTTCGTGCGCGCGGAAATGCAGAGCTATATCAGCGAGATACTCCTGCCCGAGATGCAGGCCGTGGCGCCCGAGGCCACCATCACCACCGAAACCATCGGTGACACGCCGGGCCTGATGCCCGCGACCGAGGGCGAGGCGGCGGCACTGGCCTGCGCCCTCACCGGCTCCAACGGCGGCGCGCTGGTGCCCTTCAACACCGAGGCCGGCATCTTTCAGAAGCTCGGGATCGACGTGGTGATCTGCGGCCCGGGCTCCATCGAGCAGGCCCACAAGCCCGATGAATACCTCGACATTTCGCAGCTTTCGCAATGCCTTGCCATGCTGGAGCGGCTGGGCCCCCGGCCCTGA
- the yjfF gene encoding galactofuranose ABC transporter, permease protein YjfF has protein sequence MIRSTHLPLMVTLATFVLAYALCASQYPAMLSTRVVANLLTDNAFLGIVAVGMTFVILSGGIDLSVGSVIAFTGVFLAVILRDTSIHPLAAFALVLALTTGFGAAMGATIHYLEMPPFIVTLAGMFLARGAAYVLSTESVPITHAFYDTLQDIFWKAPGGGRFRLIGGLMLLTFIAGALVAHRTRFGQNVYALGGGAQTARLMGVPLASTTVGIYAISGGLAGLAGITFSLYTSAGYSLATVGVELDAIAAVVIGGTLLSGGYGFVAGTFFGILIMGLIQTYIVFDGTLSSWWTKIVIGALLFAFILLQKGLTWATTTRRKRATGSAQPS, from the coding sequence GTGATCCGCTCAACCCACCTGCCGCTGATGGTCACGCTCGCCACCTTCGTGCTGGCCTATGCCCTCTGCGCATCGCAGTATCCGGCCATGCTCTCCACCCGCGTGGTCGCCAACCTGCTGACCGACAACGCCTTTCTCGGTATCGTCGCCGTGGGGATGACCTTCGTGATCCTCTCGGGCGGCATCGACCTCTCGGTGGGCTCCGTCATCGCCTTCACCGGCGTCTTCCTCGCCGTCATCCTGCGCGACACCTCGATCCATCCGCTCGCCGCCTTCGCGCTGGTGCTGGCGCTCACAACCGGCTTCGGCGCAGCCATGGGCGCCACCATCCACTACCTCGAGATGCCCCCCTTCATCGTCACGCTGGCGGGCATGTTCCTCGCCCGTGGCGCGGCCTATGTGCTCTCCACCGAGAGCGTGCCGATCACCCACGCGTTCTACGACACCCTGCAAGACATCTTCTGGAAAGCCCCCGGCGGCGGGCGCTTCCGGCTCATCGGCGGGCTGATGCTGCTCACCTTCATCGCGGGCGCACTGGTGGCCCACCGCACCCGCTTCGGGCAGAACGTCTATGCCCTCGGCGGCGGGGCGCAGACGGCCCGGCTCATGGGCGTGCCGCTCGCCTCCACCACCGTCGGCATCTATGCCATCTCCGGCGGCCTCGCCGGGCTCGCGGGCATCACCTTCTCGCTCTACACCTCCGCCGGATACAGCCTCGCCACCGTCGGCGTCGAACTCGACGCCATCGCCGCCGTGGTGATCGGCGGCACGCTGCTCTCCGGCGGCTACGGCTTCGTGGCGGGCACCTTCTTCGGCATCCTCATCATGGGGCTGATCCAGACCTATATCGTCTTTGACGGGACACTCTCGAGCTGGTGGACTAAGATCGTCATCGGCGCGCTGCTCTTCGCATTCATCCTGCTTCAGAAAGGCCTCACTTGGGCGACGACCACCCGACGAAAAAGAGCGACTGGCTCCGCACAGCCATCATGA
- the iolE gene encoding myo-inosose-2 dehydratase, with translation MPVRIGISPIAWQNDDLPDLTAAYTMEQALRESRAIGYTGVERGQRMPHDTPGLRRALEANDIALCGGWCSGNLLVNDLEDEKRAVAAQVEQFVALGAPCIVYAEFSNTVQGQSGTPVSRRPRLSRDEIHAYAARLGELARWMAGQGMQLAYHHHMGSIIENEDEVNWLMEASPREVHLLYDTGHLRFGGADELAVLDRWPDRVLHVHYKDVRPKIVDQIRASDCSFLDAVIAGAFTVPGDPEGCIDFATITRKLVAMNYAGWIVVEAEQDPAKAPPYECSRLGYETITAACRNAGLDIIR, from the coding sequence ATGCCCGTCAGGATCGGCATCTCCCCCATCGCCTGGCAGAACGACGACCTGCCCGACCTCACCGCCGCCTACACCATGGAGCAGGCCCTCCGGGAGAGCCGCGCGATCGGCTACACCGGCGTCGAGCGCGGCCAGCGCATGCCCCATGACACGCCCGGCCTGCGCCGCGCCCTCGAGGCCAACGACATCGCCCTCTGCGGCGGCTGGTGCTCGGGCAACCTGCTGGTCAACGACCTGGAGGATGAAAAACGGGCCGTCGCCGCCCAGGTCGAGCAGTTCGTCGCCCTCGGCGCGCCCTGTATCGTCTACGCCGAGTTCTCCAACACCGTGCAGGGCCAGAGCGGCACGCCGGTCTCCCGCCGCCCCCGGCTCTCGCGCGACGAGATCCATGCCTATGCCGCCAGACTGGGTGAGCTGGCCAGGTGGATGGCGGGGCAGGGCATGCAGCTGGCCTATCATCACCACATGGGCTCGATCATCGAGAACGAGGACGAGGTGAACTGGCTCATGGAGGCCAGCCCCCGCGAGGTGCACCTGCTCTACGACACCGGCCACCTGCGCTTCGGCGGCGCCGACGAACTCGCCGTGCTCGACCGCTGGCCCGACCGGGTGCTCCACGTCCACTACAAGGACGTGCGCCCAAAAATCGTCGATCAGATCCGCGCCAGCGATTGCTCCTTCCTCGATGCCGTCATCGCCGGGGCCTTCACCGTGCCCGGCGACCCGGAAGGCTGCATTGACTTCGCCACGATCACGCGGAAACTCGTCGCAATGAACTATGCAGGCTGGATCGTCGTTGAGGCCGAGCAGGACCCGGCCAAGGCGCCGCCCTACGAGTGTTCCAGGCTCGGATACGAGACGATCACCGCCGCCTGCCGGAACGCGGGGCTCGACATCATCAGATGA
- a CDS encoding FadR/GntR family transcriptional regulator has translation MTIVASGSPSARASNHTHFVVDQMGRAIVAGEYPPDTMIPLDPDLCEMFDVSRTVVREAKKTLAAKGMIASKAKVGTHVRPSDEWNMFDEDVLRWHTSVKSPGRFYDELFEIRLIFEPAAAASAARRANEVDCDRLFALCDSLASAASRADFAVADYEFHHHVLKLSGNRFLQSLGDMVQTALYSLFLIETGEKFQEVKAEVAQNHRAIARAIASGLPEAAHTAMLKVITEGHDRTRATA, from the coding sequence ATGACGATCGTTGCCTCGGGCTCGCCCTCCGCGCGGGCCTCGAACCACACGCATTTCGTGGTGGACCAGATGGGGCGTGCCATCGTGGCCGGGGAGTATCCGCCCGACACGATGATCCCGCTCGACCCGGACCTCTGCGAGATGTTCGACGTGTCGCGCACCGTGGTCCGCGAAGCCAAGAAGACCCTCGCAGCCAAGGGCATGATCGCCTCCAAGGCCAAGGTCGGCACCCATGTGCGCCCCTCCGACGAGTGGAACATGTTCGACGAGGACGTGCTGCGCTGGCACACTTCGGTCAAGTCGCCGGGCCGGTTCTACGACGAGCTCTTCGAGATCCGCCTGATCTTCGAGCCCGCCGCCGCCGCCTCTGCCGCCCGCCGCGCCAACGAGGTCGACTGCGACAGGCTCTTCGCCCTCTGCGACAGCCTCGCAAGCGCCGCCAGCCGCGCCGATTTCGCCGTGGCTGACTACGAGTTTCACCACCATGTGCTGAAACTCTCGGGCAACCGCTTCCTGCAGTCCCTGGGCGACATGGTGCAGACGGCGCTCTACTCGCTCTTCCTGATCGAGACCGGCGAGAAGTTCCAGGAGGTCAAGGCCGAGGTGGCCCAGAACCACCGCGCCATCGCCCGCGCCATTGCCTCGGGCCTCCCCGAGGCCGCCCATACCGCCATGCTGAAGGTCATCACCGAGGGCCACGACCGCACCCGCGCCACCGCCTGA
- a CDS encoding sugar ABC transporter ATP-binding protein: MTDQPPLLHASGISKFFPGAVALDEVELKLYAGEVHALLGENGAGKSTLIKCLTGAYRRDGGVIRLAGAEVDPRSTAEAQGLGIGTVYQEVNLLPNLTVAENLFLGHEPTRFGLVDRRAMTREARAVLEGYGLHIDPGEPLTSFSVAVQQVVAIARAVALSGRVLILDEPTASLDRDEVELLFGVIRQLKEGGLAIVFITHFLDQVFEISDRATVLRNGRVVGERLLAEVSRHDIITLMLGRQLEARVAERKGGAPGELLLQVNDLAKRGMIEPFSLNLHRGEVVGLAGLLGSGRTETANLLFGAVQADQGRILLKGREARITSPREAIAHRFALCPEDRKSQGIVGDLSVRDNILLALQARQGWMRPIPRSKVNEIAEHYVKALDIRLASLDMPIRLLSGGNQQKALLARWLATEPEVFILDEPTRGIDVGAHAEIIALIEKLRENGMALLVASSELEELVAYSTRVVVLRDRRQLRELTGAEITAENIVHAIADEQQGAA; this comes from the coding sequence ATGACCGACCAGCCCCCGCTGCTGCACGCCAGCGGCATCTCCAAGTTCTTTCCCGGCGCGGTGGCGCTCGACGAGGTGGAGCTCAAGCTCTACGCGGGCGAGGTGCACGCGCTCCTGGGCGAGAACGGGGCGGGCAAGTCCACCCTGATCAAGTGCCTCACCGGCGCCTACCGCCGCGACGGCGGGGTGATCCGGCTTGCCGGGGCCGAGGTCGACCCGAGGAGCACCGCCGAGGCGCAGGGCCTGGGCATCGGCACCGTCTACCAGGAGGTCAACCTGCTGCCCAACCTGACCGTGGCCGAGAACCTCTTCCTGGGCCACGAGCCCACCCGCTTCGGGCTGGTCGACCGCCGCGCGATGACCCGCGAGGCCCGCGCGGTGCTGGAGGGCTACGGGCTCCACATCGACCCGGGCGAGCCGCTCACCAGCTTCTCCGTCGCCGTGCAGCAGGTGGTCGCCATCGCCCGCGCCGTCGCGCTCTCGGGCAGGGTGCTCATCCTCGACGAGCCCACCGCCTCGCTCGACCGCGACGAGGTGGAGCTGCTGTTCGGGGTGATCCGCCAGTTGAAGGAGGGCGGCCTGGCGATTGTTTTCATTACCCATTTCCTGGATCAGGTCTTCGAGATATCCGACCGCGCCACCGTGCTGCGCAATGGCCGCGTGGTGGGTGAGCGCCTGCTCGCGGAGGTTTCCCGGCACGACATCATCACCCTCATGCTCGGCCGTCAGCTTGAGGCCCGCGTGGCCGAGCGCAAGGGCGGCGCGCCGGGCGAATTGCTCCTGCAGGTGAACGACCTCGCCAAGCGCGGCATGATCGAGCCCTTCTCGCTGAACCTGCACCGGGGCGAGGTGGTGGGCCTCGCCGGTCTCCTCGGCTCGGGCCGGACAGAGACCGCCAACCTTCTCTTCGGCGCGGTGCAGGCCGACCAGGGGCGCATCCTGCTCAAGGGCCGCGAGGCCCGCATCACCAGCCCGCGCGAGGCCATCGCCCATCGCTTCGCCCTCTGCCCCGAAGACCGCAAGTCCCAGGGCATCGTCGGCGACCTCTCGGTGCGCGACAACATCCTCCTCGCCCTCCAGGCTCGCCAGGGCTGGATGCGCCCCATCCCCCGCAGCAAGGTGAACGAAATCGCCGAACACTATGTAAAGGCTCTCGATATCCGCCTCGCCTCGCTCGACATGCCGATCCGCCTGCTCTCGGGCGGCAACCAGCAGAAGGCGCTGCTCGCCCGCTGGCTCGCAACCGAACCCGAAGTCTTCATCCTCGACGAGCCCACCCGCGGCATCGACGTGGGTGCCCACGCCGAGATCATCGCCCTGATCGAAAAGCTGCGCGAGAACGGCATGGCCCTGCTCGTCGCCTCCTCCGAGCTGGAGGAACTCGTCGCCTATTCCACCCGCGTCGTCGTGCTGCGCGACCGGCGGCAACTGCGCGAACTGACGGGCGCCGAAATCACCGCCGAAAACATCGTCCACGCCATCGCCGACGAGCAGCAGGGGGCCGCCTGA